In one window of Corynebacterium mycetoides DNA:
- the serC gene encoding phosphoserine transaminase, translating into MSTFPTLPSEYLPADGRFGCGPSKVRPGQIDAIVRGADTVIGTSHRQPAVKNVVGEIREGMSALFNLPDGYEIVLSLGGATAFWDAATFGVIEKKSAHLSFGEFSSKFAKAAKTAPWLDAPHIVESAPGDAPGTAELAGADADVVAWAHNETSTGAMVPVVRPEGTDALVLVDATSGAGGLPVDMSQVDIYYFSPQKCFASDGGLWLAALSPAALERIESVKASGRFIPAFLDLQTAVENSRKNQTYNTPAVATLLMLADQVRWMNDNGGLDGMVARTTANAQTLYGWADNHELATPYVADAAKRSLVVGTIDFDDSVDAAALAQALRDNGIVDTEPYRKLGRNQLRIGMFPAVDSADVDKLTGAIDYLLDQGVGR; encoded by the coding sequence ATGAGCACCTTCCCTACCCTCCCCTCCGAATATCTGCCTGCTGACGGCCGGTTCGGATGCGGGCCGTCCAAGGTCCGCCCCGGCCAGATCGACGCGATCGTGCGCGGCGCGGACACGGTGATCGGCACCTCCCACCGCCAGCCGGCCGTCAAGAACGTCGTCGGGGAGATCAGGGAAGGCATGTCCGCGCTGTTCAACCTGCCCGACGGCTACGAAATCGTCCTCTCCCTCGGCGGCGCGACGGCGTTCTGGGACGCTGCGACGTTCGGCGTGATCGAGAAGAAGTCCGCCCACTTGAGCTTCGGGGAGTTCTCCTCCAAGTTTGCAAAGGCTGCGAAGACCGCCCCGTGGCTGGACGCGCCCCACATCGTGGAGTCCGCCCCGGGCGACGCGCCCGGGACCGCCGAGCTGGCCGGGGCGGACGCGGACGTTGTCGCCTGGGCGCACAACGAGACGTCGACAGGCGCGATGGTGCCCGTCGTTCGACCGGAGGGCACTGACGCCCTCGTGCTTGTCGACGCCACCTCCGGCGCCGGCGGCCTCCCCGTCGACATGTCCCAGGTGGACATTTACTACTTCTCCCCCCAGAAATGCTTCGCCTCCGACGGCGGGCTGTGGCTGGCGGCTCTGAGCCCCGCAGCCCTAGAGCGCATTGAGTCGGTCAAGGCCTCCGGACGCTTCATCCCGGCGTTCCTGGACCTGCAGACGGCGGTGGAGAACTCGCGGAAGAACCAGACGTACAACACGCCGGCCGTCGCCACGCTGCTCATGCTGGCGGACCAGGTGCGGTGGATGAACGACAACGGCGGGCTCGACGGCATGGTTGCGCGCACCACCGCTAACGCGCAGACGCTCTACGGCTGGGCCGACAACCACGAGCTGGCCACCCCGTACGTCGCCGATGCCGCCAAGCGCTCGCTGGTGGTCGGCACCATCGACTTCGACGACTCCGTCGACGCCGCCGCCCTGGCGCAGGCGCTGCGCGACAACGGCATCGTGGACACGGAGCCCTACCGCAAGCTCGGCCGCAACCAGTTGCGCATCGGCATGTTCCCCGCCGTCGACTCAGCGGACGTGGACAAGCTCACCGGCGCGATAGATTACCTGCTCGATCAGGGCGTCGGACGCTAG
- a CDS encoding citrate synthase: protein MATDNNDKVVLHYPGGEYEMDIKRATEGNDGFELGKLLGETGLVTFDPGYVSTGSTESKITYIDGDAGILRHRGYDIADLANNATYNEVSYLLINGELPTTDELENFNSELRHHTLLDEDFKAAFNIFPRNAHPMAVLASSVNILSAYYQDQLDPLDEEQLDKATVRLMAKVPMLAAYAYRASKGKPYMYPDNSLNPRENFLRMMFGYPTEPYEVDPVLIKALDKLLILHADHEQNCSTSTVRMIGSAQANMFVAVAGGINALAGPLHGGANQAVLEMLDDIKNNHDGDATDFMNRVKNKEKGVRLMGFGHRVYKNYDPRAAIVKEIAHEVLDHLGGDELLDLAMKLEEIALNDDYFISRKLYPNVDFYTGLIYRAMGFPTNFFTVLFAIGRLPGWIAHYREQLSMNSKINRPRQIYTGATQREFVPRAQR from the coding sequence GTGGCTACTGACAACAACGATAAGGTCGTGCTCCACTACCCGGGTGGCGAGTACGAAATGGACATCAAGCGTGCCACCGAGGGCAACGACGGCTTCGAGCTAGGAAAGCTGCTCGGAGAGACCGGCCTGGTAACCTTCGACCCCGGTTACGTATCCACCGGCTCCACGGAGTCCAAGATCACCTACATCGACGGCGACGCGGGCATCCTGCGCCACCGCGGCTACGACATCGCGGACCTGGCCAACAACGCCACCTACAACGAGGTGTCCTACCTGCTCATCAACGGTGAGCTGCCGACCACCGACGAGCTGGAGAACTTCAACTCCGAGCTGCGCCACCACACCCTGCTGGATGAGGACTTCAAGGCCGCGTTCAACATCTTCCCGCGCAATGCTCACCCGATGGCCGTCCTCGCGTCCTCCGTGAACATCCTCTCCGCCTACTACCAGGATCAGCTCGACCCGCTGGATGAGGAGCAGCTGGACAAGGCCACCGTGCGCCTGATGGCCAAGGTGCCGATGCTGGCTGCCTACGCCTACCGCGCCTCCAAGGGCAAGCCCTACATGTACCCCGACAACTCGCTGAACCCGCGCGAGAACTTCCTGCGCATGATGTTCGGTTACCCGACCGAGCCGTACGAGGTCGACCCGGTGCTCATCAAGGCCCTGGATAAGCTGCTCATCCTGCACGCCGACCACGAGCAGAACTGCTCCACGTCCACGGTGCGCATGATCGGCTCCGCGCAGGCCAACATGTTCGTCGCCGTCGCCGGCGGCATCAACGCCCTGGCCGGCCCGCTGCACGGCGGCGCGAACCAGGCGGTGCTGGAGATGCTCGACGACATCAAGAACAATCACGACGGCGACGCCACCGACTTCATGAACCGAGTGAAGAACAAGGAAAAGGGCGTCCGCCTGATGGGCTTCGGCCACCGCGTGTACAAGAACTACGACCCGCGCGCCGCCATCGTCAAGGAGATCGCGCACGAGGTGCTCGATCACCTCGGCGGCGACGAGCTGCTGGATCTGGCCATGAAGCTGGAGGAGATCGCGCTGAACGACGACTACTTCATCTCCCGCAAGCTTTACCCGAACGTCGACTTCTACACCGGCCTGATCTACCGCGCGATGGGCTTCCCGACGAACTTCTTCACCGTCCTGTTCGCCATTGGCCGCCTCCCCGGCTGGATCGCCCACTACCGCGAGCAGCTCTCCATGAACTCCAAGATCAACCGCCCGCGCCAGATCTACACCGGCGCAACGCAGCGCGAGTTCGTCCCGCGCGCCCAGCGCTAG
- a CDS encoding FKBP-type peptidyl-prolyl cis-trans isomerase, with amino-acid sequence MEKPTIDIPQEPAPVDLVIKDVVVGDGTEAVEGGFVKVHYLGVDYETGEEFDSSWDRGEAAEFPLAGLIEGWQEGIPGMKVGGRRELTIPPEKAYGPAGGGHPLAGRTLVFVIDLLEAS; translated from the coding sequence ATGGAAAAGCCCACGATTGACATCCCGCAGGAGCCGGCGCCCGTCGACCTCGTCATCAAGGACGTCGTGGTCGGCGACGGCACGGAAGCCGTCGAAGGCGGGTTTGTCAAGGTCCACTACCTCGGCGTCGACTACGAGACCGGGGAGGAGTTCGACTCCTCCTGGGACCGTGGCGAAGCCGCCGAGTTCCCGCTCGCCGGCCTGATCGAGGGCTGGCAGGAGGGCATCCCCGGCATGAAGGTCGGAGGCCGCCGCGAGCTGACCATCCCGCCGGAGAAGGCCTACGGGCCGGCCGGCGGCGGGCACCCGCTGGCCGGGCGCACGCTCGTGTTCGTCATCGATTTGCTGGAGGCGAGCTAA